The segment ACCCTAGGAACGTTCAAACGTTTGAATGTTCCTAGGGAAATTGTCCTAGGTGAGCACTGCCAGCCGTTGGGAAAAGTTTTTCAGAGGTGCCCAAGTCAACAGCGCCCATCGATCGCCTACCCCCCGCGCTCAGTTCAACCCCTGTCGAATCAGCCACAGCAGGGCCAGATGACCGGGATAGAAGGCATAGAACCAGCGTGCCTTGGGGCCTCGCTCGCCGTTGGCCAGCCAAAAGATCAGGGGAACGGCGATCGCCGGCAGCTGAAACGGCCCCTCAACCCAGGCCCAGAGCAGGTGAAAACCAACCCAGGCCAACCCCCACAGCACTGTAGGTCGGTAGTAGCGGGTGAGCGCCACCAGCCCGATGCCGTAGCTGCTGTAGCCCATGGCGAGCAGCTCGCTCAGCCCCGCGCCCGCAATCCAGATGGGCAGCTGAAACCGGGGAAACCCCCGCGCCAGCCGCAGGCAGATCAGCCCCAAAAGCAGCTCAAACAAAATGTTGGGCCGGGCTGTGGCAAAGGTGAGCTGGTAGATGGGCTGAGAGACTACGCCCAGCACGGCCAACCGCAGGCCGTAGCGTCCCACATCTTTGGTGTGGGCTTCGCCCTGCACCAGCAGCCAGATAAACAGCGGAAAACTGATTCGCCCGACAATGCGAAAGGCGATCGCCTCAGGAAAAAACACCACGCCGATGTGATCCACCAGCATGGTCACCGCCGCTAACGCTTTGATGTGGTAGCTGCTCATCCCTGGGGGAGGGCTGCTGTGACTTGACTGCAATGGTGGCATGCTGCCTGGCCTGGGAATCTGTACCTTTGATCTAACACAGGGGTTGAGCGACCGTTTACCCCGAACAGCGGTAGATTTGAGGCAGTCTCTAAAGCGATTCTATGCCCGTTGTTTTACCGCTGTTTGCCAAAGCCTTTTTGACGCTGTTTGTGGTGATTGACCCGGTGGGGCTAGCACCTCTGTATCTGGCGCTGGTGAGCGATCGCAGCGAGACCGAGCAGAGCCAGATCGCCACGCGGGCGGTGGCGGTGTCGGCGGGCATTCTCCTGGCCTTTGGCCTTACCGGGGCCTACGTGCTGCACAACCTGGGCATCAGCCTCCAGGCCTTTCAGATTGCGGCGGGGTTTTTGCTCTTTAAGATCGCCCTCGACATGATTTTTGTGCACCAGGAGCGCGAGACCGAAGCCGAGCTGGAAGAAGCGGGCACTAAGCAAGATGTCAGCGTGTTTCCCCTGGCGATTCCGCTGATTGCCGGGCCGGGCAGTTTGGCCAGCATTTTGGTGCTGTCGCGGGAGTCAACCAACTACTACCTGGGCCTGAGCGTGGTGCTGGCGGCGGCGGCGGTGGTGCTGCTGCTGTGCTACCTGTTTTTGCTGCTGTCGAGGCCGTTGGCTAAGGTGCTGGGCCAGATTGGCATCAATGTGGTGACGCGGGTGCTGGGGGTGCTGCTGGCAGCCCTGGCGGTGCAGTACATGCTCGACGGCTTGCTCACCCTGCTGCAACTGCCCCCCGCCCAGGCCTTTGGCCTCGACAGCCCAGCCCCAGATTCTTAAAGCGCAAAAAAAGACGCCCCGCAGGGCGTCTTGTAACGCTCAAAAGGACAAAATACGCAGACTAGCGATTGCCGGGGGTGCGACCACCCTCGTCATTGCTGCCCCCGTGGGGTCGAGAATTGCCGGGGTCACAGCCCTCTGCACCATTGCCAATGCCCTGGTTACAGTTGCGGCGACGCCCGTCATCGTCATCATCGTCGTCGTCATCGTCGTCGTCACTCACATTGACGACACCGGTTTCTGTGGTAGTGGAGGTGGTGGTGGTAATGGTTTCGCTCAGGCTAGAGAAATTCCTGCTGTTGACAATATAGGCAGACTCGATGGTTTCGACTTTGCCCAGGTAAGCCAGGGCCTGATAGACAAAGCCACAGGCTTCAGAGCGAGAGACCATTCTAAACAGGTTTAGCTCGGTGACGGTGGGGTAGTTTACCAAAATGCCGCGCTCGACCAGGGCCGCGATGATGACGCGATACTCGCTGGGGATTTGGTTGGCGTCGCTGAAGATGCTCAGCAGGCTATCGACCGACTGCCCGGAGGTGACCTGGGTGATATTCAGCCCTCGGGCCAGCATTACCAGCATGTCGAGACGGGTCATAGTGCTGTTGGTGTCAAACAGCCCGTTGGAGACCTCTAAAAAGCCCATGGAGTAGGCTTTTTGAATGGCGCTGTAGGCCCAGTAGCTGCGGGAGACGTTGCGCAGGGTGACGACCTGGCGCGAAGCAGGCTGATCAAAAGCCTGGGCAACCATGGCGGCGTACTGCGCTTTGGTGAGACTGCTGCTGGGCAAGAAATTTCCGCCAGGAAAACCGCTGACAACTCGAATGGCCGAGAGGCGATAGACAAAGTCGCTGGCCCAGTAGTTGGTGGAAATATCGCTAAAGCTGACCTGGTTGACGGCGGTGGTGGTGGTGGTGGTGGTGGTGGTGCGGCGCTGGTAAATCACCTCGCCTGCCTCTACGTCGTCATCGTCATCGTCATCGTCGTCATCTTTGGTGCGGGCCGCATCAAGGGCCTGGTCGAGCAGCGCTTCGTCTTTGAGCCAGCTGAAGTTTTGAATGGGGCCTTCGGTGGCCAGGGCGATTGCCGCCGCGCTGCCGATGGTCAAAGTGGCCAAAATGGCCGAAAGCGGTGCTAAACGCAGTAGCTTAGCCCAGTTAGTTTGAGTCATTCTCGTTCATTCCCCGTAGAGTCTTTGAAGTGTAATGGTGATGAGGTAGATAGACACTTCTGTAGTGCCGCCTAAACTAGCCGACCTCCGCAGTCTGCCCGTCTCATCGCTCGAAATCACAATGCTCCTCACTGCTGAGCGTCCATGACGCGCCTGAAACCTTGATGTTGCAAGGTCAAGGGCGCTTTATAAAATTCCTATACGACCTTCACAATTCTTTGATAAATAGCGGAATTTTGCCTTTATCAAAGATTTTGTCGCTATCTGATCGAGAATGCTCCTGTCAACTGGGTTTTCCCTGGCTTTTGGGACACCGTCTAGGTTGATCGGGTCGTAGGTTCCTGGGGTGCTCTAACGAGAGAGGCTGGGTGCTCTGTCGTGATGCCAATTTAGAATCGCCGCCCTTACACAGGCCTAATAGCAAAAACTATTTTCTACACAAAAATAACCGGCAAGACTAGCTGATAGCGATCGCAGCCAGTTGGGCATGTTGAATACGCGGATCTGGCACGGTCAAAAGCTCATGAACAGCCACGCTGCCTACCGCACCAAATAAAGCTTCGATGAAATCAACAGAAAACCTACGGATATTTTTAGCTACACCAGGTACGACTAGAGTAAAGCCCATAGAATAACCATGAGCCTAGAACAAGCATTCCAATCGCTGCCTCCAGATGCAGCCGAGGTTGTTGTCGAATCCATTTTCTCTAAACCTTTCCTCAATGCATTGGGCTTTAATGAGGAAGAAATTGTCCCTGGATTCAAAATTAGAACTCTTGCTGTTGATCAGGCAGCGCGTAAGAACACGAGTGATGATATTTTTCTTCACACTCAGAAAGATCCCTACCTCTACATGGAAGTCAAAGGTAGATGTGTAAATCTTTCAGATGAGAGCCACCCTGACTATCGCAGAACAGTCCTCCAATTGAAAAGATATTTACTTGCCCCGTCTTCCAAATCAGTAAAGTGGGGGCTGATTATGAACTCGCTTCATGTTCAGCTTTTTCGGAAGCACGGAAAAATTGTTCATCCAGTTACCTCCTGTTTATCTCTAGAGAGTGACTTGAATCAGGTTGTCAAAATCCTCAAGCAGCATATAGAAAGTTCTCAAAAAGCGCTTACTATAGCCCTCTACAATAACAAAGGCGGGGTAGGCAAAACTACTACAACTATTAACCTCGCTGCAACCTTAACTCTATACAAAAAGAAGGTTTTGGTAATTGATTTCGATCACAACCAAAGTGATCTCGGCGATGCACTCAACCTCTCGCCGTTAAAAAACAAAGTCTTGGGTGTTCTGAAAGGAAAAAACGCGGAAATTAGAGACATTATCACTCCCTACAGGCTAGAACATCCTGCTTTGAAAGAGCCTCTAGGATTTGATGTTATTGCAGCCGATGAGGCATTTTCTTCTGAAGAGCTTGACGAGTCTACACTGAGGCAATTTATAAGGCTGCATGACCTGCACAAGGCTTTAGAACCCCTTAAAAGTGATTACGATTATATTTTGATTGACTCCCCACCAAACTGGCGACTCTT is part of the Nodosilinea sp. PGN35 genome and harbors:
- a CDS encoding TraX family protein; the protein is MSSYHIKALAAVTMLVDHIGVVFFPEAIAFRIVGRISFPLFIWLLVQGEAHTKDVGRYGLRLAVLGVVSQPIYQLTFATARPNILFELLLGLICLRLARGFPRFQLPIWIAGAGLSELLAMGYSSYGIGLVALTRYYRPTVLWGLAWVGFHLLWAWVEGPFQLPAIAVPLIFWLANGERGPKARWFYAFYPGHLALLWLIRQGLN
- a CDS encoding MarC family protein produces the protein MPVVLPLFAKAFLTLFVVIDPVGLAPLYLALVSDRSETEQSQIATRAVAVSAGILLAFGLTGAYVLHNLGISLQAFQIAAGFLLFKIALDMIFVHQERETEAELEEAGTKQDVSVFPLAIPLIAGPGSLASILVLSRESTNYYLGLSVVLAAAAVVLLLCYLFLLLSRPLAKVLGQIGINVVTRVLGVLLAALAVQYMLDGLLTLLQLPPAQAFGLDSPAPDS
- a CDS encoding S-layer homology domain-containing protein, translating into MTQTNWAKLLRLAPLSAILATLTIGSAAAIALATEGPIQNFSWLKDEALLDQALDAARTKDDDDDDDDDDVEAGEVIYQRRTTTTTTTTTAVNQVSFSDISTNYWASDFVYRLSAIRVVSGFPGGNFLPSSSLTKAQYAAMVAQAFDQPASRQVVTLRNVSRSYWAYSAIQKAYSMGFLEVSNGLFDTNSTMTRLDMLVMLARGLNITQVTSGQSVDSLLSIFSDANQIPSEYRVIIAALVERGILVNYPTVTELNLFRMVSRSEACGFVYQALAYLGKVETIESAYIVNSRNFSSLSETITTTTSTTTETGVVNVSDDDDDDDDDDDDGRRRNCNQGIGNGAEGCDPGNSRPHGGSNDEGGRTPGNR
- a CDS encoding ParA family protein — encoded protein: MSLEQAFQSLPPDAAEVVVESIFSKPFLNALGFNEEEIVPGFKIRTLAVDQAARKNTSDDIFLHTQKDPYLYMEVKGRCVNLSDESHPDYRRTVLQLKRYLLAPSSKSVKWGLIMNSLHVQLFRKHGKIVHPVTSCLSLESDLNQVVKILKQHIESSQKALTIALYNNKGGVGKTTTTINLAATLTLYKKKVLVIDFDHNQSDLGDALNLSPLKNKVLGVLKGKNAEIRDIITPYRLEHPALKEPLGFDVIAADEAFSSEELDESTLRQFIRLHDLHKALEPLKSDYDYILIDSPPNWRLFAQKAIYAADVVLIPARHDNLHSLQNASTAIAQFIPQIRGERHKFDESGPVVLPIFMNNTPTRPAPFQIDLMHNAIKRIIVKSRREMGLDLTPYFYPKYRQGQRNLDMVSVPYMAFIPRADFMHMPAAFAFKPAREQYQNLVKEYFL